A region from the Panicum hallii strain FIL2 chromosome 1, PHallii_v3.1, whole genome shotgun sequence genome encodes:
- the LOC112890063 gene encoding F-box/kelch-repeat protein At1g67480-like has translation MLAFVGSQEQFAQPQTCIRARMLLKPPTRPKLYSGFMPEEDHDSYSDLIPGLPEDLAKICLALVPRSHFPVMGAVSKRWMSFLESKDLIAVRKEVGKLEEWVYVLTPEAGTKRSHWEILECSGQTQSPLPRMPGLTKAGFGVVVIGGKLVVIAGYAADHGKEYVSDEVYQYDSCLNRWTLLAKMNVARCDFACAEVNGVIYVAGGFGPNGDSLSSVEVYDPEQNRWTLIESLRRPRWGCFGCSIEGKLYVMGGRSSFTIGNSRFVDVYNPINHAWGEFKNGCVMVTAHAVLGEKLFCIEWKNQRSLAIFNPADNSWQKIPVPLTGSSSTRFSLGIHDDKLLLFPLEEEPGYQTLMYDPTAPTGSEWCTSELKPSGSCLCSVTIKA, from the exons ATGCTTGCATTTGTTGGGTCACAAGAACAGTTTGCTCAACCACAGACGTGCATCCGTGCTAGGATGCTGCTCAAGCCTCCTACAAGACCCAAACTTTATTCAGGGTTTATGCCCGAAGAGGATCATGATTCATACTCTGATTTAATACCAGGCTTGCCTGAAGACTTGGCAAAGATATGTCTTGCCCTTGTTCCTCGTAGTCATTTTCCTGTTATGGGTGCAGTTTCCAAGCGGTGGATGTCATTTCTTGAGAGCAAGGACTTAATAGCTGTAAGAAAGGAGGTTGGGAAACTTGAGGAGTGGGTGTATGTCTTAACTCCAGAAGCTGGCACAAAAAGGTCCCACTGGGAGATTTTGGAGTGTTCAGGGCAAACACAAAGCCCTCTTCCGCGTATGCCTGGACTAACCAAAGCTGGGTTTGGTGTGGTTGTTATTGGTGGGAAGCTCGTTGTTATTGCTGGCTATGCTGCTGACCATGGGAAGGAATATGTTTCAGATGAGGTTTACCAGTATGATTCTTGCCTCAACAG GTGGACTTTGCTTGCTAAGATGAATGTGGCTCGATGTGACTTCGCCTGCGCAGAGGTCAATGGGGTGATATATGTTGCTGGTGGATTTGGTCCAAATGGAGACAGTTTGTCTAGCGTCGAAGTTTATGACCCAGAACAGAATAGATGGACACTGATTGAGAGCCTGCGCAGACCAAGGTGGGGCTGTTTCGGGTGCAGCATTGAAGGGAAGCTTTATGTCATGGGTGGCCGTTCAAGCTTCACAATTGGCAACTCCCGTTTCGTTGACGTGTACAATCCTATCAATCATGCCTGGGGTGAGTTTAAGAACGGCTGCGTGATGGTCACGGCTCACGCCGTTCTTGGTGAGAAGCTCTTCTGCATCGAATGGAAGAACCAGAGGTCTTTGGCAATCTTTAACCCAGCCGATAACTCGTGGCAGAAGATCCCAGTGCCACTTACAGGTAGCTCAAGCACTCGTTTTTCATTGGGTATACATGATGACAAGCTGCTGCTCTTCCCGCTGGAGGAAGAGCCTGGGTATCAGACGCTGATGTATGATCCCACTGCACCTACGGGGTCTGAGTGGTGCACGTCAGAGCTGAAGCCCTCAGGGTCTTGCCTGTGCAGCGTGACCATCAAAGCATGA